A region of the Trueperaceae bacterium genome:
TGATCCCGGGCAAGCATAAACGTATTAATCTGGATTCCTTGTCGTCGACAATTTCCTACTTCACGAAATGTAGAGCCCATGACTAAAGGATCAAGGCCATAGGAGTTCTTATATATTTGCCCATTAGGAAAGGTCATTGCTGATGGCTTGCCATCAGTTATCATCACAATTTGTTTCATTTCTTTGTCCTGACGTTTTAGTATCCTTTGTGATAATTGAAGTCCAGCAGCAGTATTGGTGTGGTAAGGACCCACCTGCGCTTGCGCTAAGTTAATTAGAGGTATCTCCTCAGCAGAGTTGTGGAACAAAACAAAACTAATCTCATCCCCAGGGAATTGTGTACGAATAATATGGGCTAGGCCCAAGGCGACCTGTTTAGCTGGAGTAAACCTATCTTCGCCGTACAGTATCATTGAGTGAGAGCAATCAAGCATCACCACAGTTGCGGCTGAGGTGTTAAATGTCGCCTGATTGACTTCTAAATCACCATAATCCAGGGTTAGCTTGCTATCCTTCAAGCCTCGAGCAGCTGACTTTTTCAATGTCTCAGAGATATTAATATTCATTGCATCTCCGAACTCATACGGCTTAGATTCAGCAATCGTCTCAATGCCAGTTGCCTGGCGTTTTGTTTCATGTGCACCAACTGTAGAGCGACCAGCTCCCCCAAGTACATTGCGGTACATGCGATAACCAAGAAAGTCAATGGCCTTACTGGTCAGGCTAATCTTTGTCTGATCATGGCTGGATTGGAGTCCTCTACTTCCAGCCTGGTTGGTGACGCTAGAGGCATTACCACTACTTGTCGACATCAAATATCCGGCTTGAATGAGACGTTTCGCCAAATTCCTCACGTCATCACCAAGGGTAGACTCCATCCAATCTTCAGCTTTTGTCGCTTGCTCGAGAACCTCTTGGGGAACAAGTTCATTGCGAATTAGCGCCTCAGCAATAGCATTGTATAAATCCTGCATCGTTTGCTGATAATTTGGATCAGGATCCCAAGGGTTTCGGTGGAAACCTGACTCCAACAAACGCCTTTGAATCATCTCCATAAGTTCATCGGTGTCGATATCATTTAAGCTAGCCTCAAATTTAGAGTAACGGATTGTTGTCACTACTCATCCCTCCAAACCAAATATCGAGACTCTTAATTCCAATTGGTCTGATTCGATTCTCGTTCAGCTTCTGGGCCGAGACTGACGTAGCCTCGTTCCTGACTCCTACCAATTTGTTTACGCGCACATAAACCTTCGAGTACAAACTCAGCTACAACAGCTACTTCGTTTATATCAGCACTAGTAGAAACAATTGCCTGCGACACCTCTATCAGTCCAGGAATTTTTTCGAACAGTTTAGATAAGCCTCCAATCGCACCTGTGGTGGGAACCCTTAACGAGTTGTCATCCTGAAAGTATCCAACAATTTCAGAGGTATCTATATTGTTAAGCCATCGGGCAAAAACTTGTCCGATGGCTTTCTGGACGATCGCCTTCGCAACGAACTCGCCACCTTTAAGTTCGCCTTCATATTCAAGCTCAATCTTACCCGTAATAGCTGAAAGAGCTTCGTGCAAATCTGAAGTACGAATCATTGGCTCCATCTCGTTATTTTGAAAAGCTCGCTGCTCAGAATTGGAAATTACGTTTTCCATAAGACTTATGGCCAACCGCTGAGACACCCCAGAATGCTTATCAACTCGGGAATCATCACGAGCCTGGAAACCAACCTCTTCGATAATCTCAGCAATGAACTCTGGCACTCTTACTTCAACACCTCGGTTTAACCAAGCCTCCTGCTTAGTAATTTGCATCCCCTCGTTTAAGGTGTTTGGGTAATGAGTTCTAATCTCGCTGCCTACCCGGTCTTTTAAGGGAGTTATGATTTTCCCACGAGCAGTATAGTCTTCAGGATTGGCCGAAAAAACCAACATTAAGTCCAATGGAAGTCGCATTGGGTAACCCTTGATCTGAACATCTCGCTCTTGCATGATATTGAACAGTGCTACCTGCACTTTTCCAGCGAGATCAGGCAACTCATTCATAGCAAATATACTCCGGTTGGCTCTAGGTAAAAGGCCATAGTGAATACTTCGAGGGTCGCCCAAACCAACCCCAAATTTACTCGCCTTTATCGGATCAATATCCCCAACAACATCAGCAACCGTTACATCAGGAGTGGCTAACTTTTCAATGTAACGAACCTCCCTGGGAAGCCAACTAATAGGCGTAGAATCTTCCTTCTCTTGTAATATCTTCTTTCCTTCGATACTAGCTGGGAAAAATGGATCATCATTTATCTCACTGCCACTAATCACAGGCAACTCGGGGTGTAAAAGTCCAA
Encoded here:
- a CDS encoding magnesium chelatase; translated protein: MKPSTLGELRSTEWSVRAGESVKDEMRGNLIRKLQAGETILPGIIGYEDTVIPQIVNAVLSRHNFILLGLRGQGKTRILRQLIGLLHPELPVISGSEINDDPFFPASIEGKKILQEKEDSTPISWLPREVRYIEKLATPDVTVADVVGDIDPIKASKFGVGLGDPRSIHYGLLPRANRSIFAMNELPDLAGKVQVALFNIMQERDVQIKGYPMRLPLDLMLVFSANPEDYTARGKIITPLKDRVGSEIRTHYPNTLNEGMQITKQEAWLNRGVEVRVPEFIAEIIEEVGFQARDDSRVDKHSGVSQRLAISLMENVISNSEQRAFQNNEMEPMIRTSDLHEALSAITGKIELEYEGELKGGEFVAKAIVQKAIGQVFARWLNNIDTSEIVGYFQDDNSLRVPTTGAIGGLSKLFEKIPGLIEVSQAIVSTSADINEVAVVAEFVLEGLCARKQIGRSQERGYVSLGPEAERESNQTNWN